A single region of the Alosa alosa isolate M-15738 ecotype Scorff River chromosome 6, AALO_Geno_1.1, whole genome shotgun sequence genome encodes:
- the abcc1 gene encoding multidrug resistance-associated protein 1 isoform X1 yields the protein MGIDNFCSVDGSDPFWDWNRTWQSDNPDLTPCFQNTLLVWVPCLYLWISAPFYFLYLKFNDHGYICMTHLNKAKTAFGFLLWIICWADVFYSFWERGQGQALAPVYLVSPTLLGITMLLATFFIQYERFKGVQSSGVMLNFWFIAVVCATVSFRSKILQALNEPSTVVVFRYTTFYIYYTLLLISLFLSCLSDRPPLFSQAVKDPNPCPEFGASFLSKITFWWINKLMVLGFKRPLEEKDLWSLNSEDRSQKVVPQLVRRWDFECNKVKRPSEKTLYSPKRPVMGEKKDARPLEESEILLVKTMQKTGEPSLFRALCRTFGPYFLVSTVYKIVHDVLMFVGPEILKQLIQFVNDTSAPSWQGYFYTALLFVCSCVQTLILQRYFHVCFVTGMRLRTAIIGAVYRKALVITNAARRTSTVGEIVNLMSVDAQRFMELITYINMVWSAPLQVVLALYFLWQNLGPSVLAGVAVMVLMVPINAVIAMKTKAYQVAQMKNKDGRIKLMNEVLNGIKVLKLYAWELAFRDKVTAIRESELRVLKKIAYLGAVSTFTWVCAPFLVALSTFAVYVLVDDNNVLDAQKAFVSLALFNILRFPLNMLPMVISSMVQASVSMKRLRVFLSHEELDEDSVDRKAITGSPDSISIVDGSFSWSKGDDPALKRINVHIPEGSLVAVVGHVGCGKSSLLSALLGEMHKQEGSVSIKGSVAYVPQQAWIQNATLRDNIVFGHEKKDMWYQRVVDSCALLPDLEILPGGDATEIGEKGVNLSGGQKQRVSLARAVYCDCAVYLLDDPLSAVDAHVGKHIFEKVIGPQGLLQGRTRVLVTHGLSFLPQVDLILVMVDGEITEAGSYTELLGRQGAFADFVHTYANAEQTEDETDSAPRKGLENGGPVTLLGQSQSTLTAAGSAKSLLKAESAGEGAKKNFRSPEAAKLTEADKANTGRVKLAVFWEYMKAIGVCLSLTSVFLFFVHHLASLGSNYWLSLWTDDPVINGTQPNRNMRLGVYGALGLSQGVAVFLYSVSVSIGGVLASRYLHETMLYNVLRSPMSFFERTPSGNLVNRFAKETDTIDSVIPSIIKMFLGSMFNVLSSCAIILFATPFVAIIIPPLGLLYFFVQRFYVASSRQLKRLESVSRSPVYTHFNETLLGTSVIRAFGEQQRFIRESDSRVDHNQKAYYPGIVANRWLAVRLEFVGNCIVVFAALFAVMARNSLSPGLMGLAISYALQVTASLNWLVRMSSELETNIVAVEKVKEYGDTEKEASWRLESSKLPSGWPTVGHIEICDFGLRYREDLELAIRNISVTIEGGEKVGIVGRTGAGKSSLTLGLFRIIESAQGEIQIDGVNISQLGLHDLRSRITIIPQDPVLFSGTLRMNLDPFDGYSDEEVWRALELAHLKNFVSGLPDKLNHECSEGGENLSLGQRQLVCLARALLRKTKILVLDEATAAVDLETDNLIQSTIRTQFEDCTVLTIAHRLNTIMDYTRVLVLDKGQVAEFGSPSSLIAQKGIFYKMAKDSGLV from the exons ATGGGTATTGACAACTTCTGCAGCGTGGACGGTTCCGATCCATTTTGG GACTGGAATCGTACATGGCAGTCCGACAACCCAGATCTGACGCCGTGCTTTCAAAACACTCTCCTGGTGTGGGTCCCCTGCCTCTACCTCTGGATTTCTGCCCCGTTCTACTTCCTATACCTCAAATTTAATGATCATGGATACATTTGCATGACCCACCTCAACAAAGCCAAAACT GCATTCGGTTTTTTACTATGGATTATCTGCTGGGCAGATGTGTTCTATTCTTTCTGGGAAAGAGGCCAAGGACAGGCCCTTGCGCCTGTCTATTTAGTCAGTCCCACGCTACTTGGCATTACAATG TTGCTGGCAACATTCTTTATCCAGTATGAGCGGTTTAAGGGGGTCCAATCATCTGGCGTGATGCTGAACTTCTGGTTCATCGCTGTGGTGTGTGCCACAGTGTCCTTCCGCTCCAAAATACTGCAGGCTCTCAATGAG CCCTCCACTGTGGTGGTGTTCAGATACACCACTTTCTACATCTACTACACCCTTCTgctcatctctcttttcctgtccTGCCTCTCTGACCGGCCCCCTCTCTTCTCACAAGCCGTGAAGGACCCG AATCCATGCCCAGAATTTGGAGCCTCATTCTTGTCAAAGATAACATTTTGGTGGATAAACAA ATTAATGGTGCTGGGCTTCAAAAGACCCTTGGAGGAGAAGGATCTTTGGTCTCTGAACTCAGAGGACCGCTCCCAGAAAGTGGTTCCCCAGCTGGTGCGACGCTGGGACTTTGAGTGCAACAAGGTCAAAAG gcCCTCAGAGAAGACACTGTATTCCCCCAAGCGGCCGGTGATGGGCGAGAAAAAGGACGCGCGTCCGCTGGAAGAGTCTGAGATTCTCCTGGTGAAGACCATGCAGAAGACAGGCGAGCCCTCGCTCTTTAGGGCCCTCTGCCGCACCTTCGGCCCCTACTTCCTGGTCAGCACTGTCTACAAGATCGTCCACGACGTCCTCATGTTTGTAGGGCCCGAGATCCTAAA GCAGCTGATTCAGTTTGTGAACGACACCAGCGCCCCTTCCTGGCAAGGCTACTTCTACACGGCACTGCTGTTTGTGTGCTCCTGCGTGCAGACGCTCATCCTGCAGCGCTACTTCCACGTGTGCTTTGTCACGGGCATGCGGCTCCGCACCGCCATCATCGGCGCCGTCTACAGGAAG GCCCTGGTCATCACCAACGCGGCACGGCGGACATCCACAGTGGGGGAGATCGTGAACCTGATGTCTGTGGATGCCCAACGCTTCATGGAGCTCATTACTTACATCAACATGGTCTGGTCAGCCCCTTTGCAAGTGGTACTTGCCCTCTACTTCCTCTGGCAG AATCTTGGACCATCTGTTCTGGCTGGTGTTGCTGTGATGGTGCTTATGGTGCCAATTAATGCTGTCATCGCCATGAAGACCAAAGCCTACCAG GTGGCTCAGATGAAAAACAAAGACGGGCGCATCAAGCTGATGAACGAGGTTCTGAACGGCATCAAGGTGCTCAAGCTCTATGCCTGGGAGCTGGCCTTCAGGGACAAGGTGACGGCTATCAGAGAGAGCGAGCTGCGCGTGCTCAAGAAGATCGCTTATCTGGGCGCTGTGTCCACCTTCACCTGGGTCTGCGCTCCCTTcctg GTGGCCCTGTCCACTTTCGCCGTGTACGTGCTTGTGGACGATAACAACGTGCTGGATGCTCAAAAGGCCTTTGTCTCCCTGGCGCTGTTCAACATCCTGCGTTTCCCTCTCAACATGCTGCCCATGGTCATCAGCAGCATGGTCCAG GCCAGCGTGTCCATGAAGCGCCTGCGAGTCTTCCTGTCCCACGAGGAGCTGGACGAGGACAGCGTGGATCGCAAAGCCATCACTGGAT ctCCAGACAGCATCAGTATTGTGGATGGTTCTTTCAGCTGGTCCAAAGGGGATGACCCCGCTTTGAAGAG GATTAACGTGCATATCCCAGAAGGCTccctggtggcggtggtgggtcATGTGGGCTGTGGGAAGTCATCgctgctctctgctctgctgggGGAGATGCACAAACAGGAAGGGTCCGTCAGCATCAAG GGCTCAGTGGCCTACGTGCCCCAGCAGGCCTGGATCCAGAATGCCACCCTGCGAGACAACATCGTCTTCGGGCATGAGAAAAAGGACATGTGGTACCAGCGGGTGGTGGATTCCTGTGCCCTCCTGCCCGACCTGGAGATCCTGCCTGGAGGAGATGCCACTGAGATCGGAGAGAAG GGTGTTAATCTGTCAGGTGGTCAGAAGCAGCGGGTGAGCCTGGCTCGGGCAGTGTACTGTGACTGTGCCGTCTACCTGCTGGATGACCCTCTGTCGGCCGTGGACGCCCACGTGGGAAAGCACATCTTCGAAAAGGTCATCGGTCCTCAGGGCCTGCTCCAGGGGAGG ACGCGTGTTTTGGTGACCCATGGGCTGAGCTTCCTGCCCCAGGTCGACCTCATCCTCGTGATGGTGGACGGCGAGATCACGGAGGCTGGCTCCTACACGGAGCTGCTGGGCCGACAGGGGGCCTTCGCCGACTTTGTCCACACCTACGCCAACGCCGAACAGACCGAAGATGAAACGG ACTCTGCCCCTCGGAAAGGCCTGGAAAATGGAGGTCCTGTGACCTTGTTGGG ACAGAGCCAGAGCACGCTGACCGCTGCGGGCTCGGCCAAGTCCCTGCTGAAGGCCGAGAGTGCTGGAGAGGGGGCCAAGAAGAATTTCAGGTCCCCCGAGGCTGCCAAGCTGACGGAGGCGGACAAAGCCAACACCGGCCGG gtGAAGCTTGCCGTTTTCTGGGAGTACATGAAGGCCATCGGAGTGTGCCTATCGCTGACCAGCGTCTTCCTCTTCTTCGTGCACCACCTGGCCTCTCTGGGCTCCAACTACTGGCTCAGCCTCTGGACGGATGACCCCGTCATCAACGGCACGCAGCCCAATCGCAACATGCGTCTGGGGGTGTACGGAgcactgggcctctcccagg GTGTGGCAGTGTTCCTCTACTCTGTGTCCGTGTCCATTGGAGGTGTGCTAGCGTCGCGCTACCTTCACGAGACCATGCTCTACAACGTGCTGCGCTCCCCCATGTCCTTCTTCGAGCGCACGCCCAGCGGGAACCTGGTCAACCGCTTTGCCAAGGAGACGGACACCATCGACTCGGTCATCCCCAGCATCATCAAGATGTTCCTGGGCTCCATGTTCAACGTGCTCAGCTCCTGCGCCATCATTCTCTTCGCCACGCCGTTCGTGGCCATCATCATCCCACCCCTGGGTCTCCTCTACTTCTTTGTTCAG CGTTTCTATGTGGCCTCCTCGCGGCAGCTGAAGCGCTTGGAGTCGGTGAGCCGCTCACCCGTCTACACGCACTTTAACGAGACGCTGCTGGGCACCAGCGTCATCCGGGCCTTCGGCGAACAGCAGCGCTTCATCCGCGAGAGTGACAGCCGTGTGGACCACAACCAGAAGGCCTACTACCCCGGCATTGTGGCCAATCG GTGGCTGGCCGTCAGACTGGAGTTCGTGGGGAACTGCATTGTGGTGTTCGCCGCACTCTTCGCCGTGATGGCCAGAAATAGCCTGAGTCCTGGGCTCATGGGTCTGGCCATCTCCTATGCCCTGCAG gtcacCGCTTCTCTGAACTGGCTGGTGCGGATGTCCTCGGAGTTGGAGACCAACATTGTGGCGGTGGAGAAGGTGAAGGAGTATGGAGACACAGAGAAGGAG GCGTCCTGGAGGCTGGAGAGTTCTAAGCTGCCCTCTGGCTGGCCCACGGTCGGACACATCGAGATCTGCGACTTCGGCCTGCGCTACAGAGAGGACCTGGAGCTGGCCATCCGAAACATCTCCGTCACCATCGAGGGcggagagaag GTGGGCATAGTTGGGCGCACGGGAGCAGGCAAGTCCTCGCTCACCCTGGGCCTCTTCCGCATCATTGAGTCGGCACAGGGGGAGATCCAGATCGACGGGGTCAACATCTCCCAGCTGGGCCTACACGACCTCCGCTCCCGCATCACCATCATCCCACAG GACCCAGTGCTGTTCTCGGGCACTCTCCGTATGAACCTGGACCCGTTTGATGGCTACTCTGACGAGGAGGTGTGGAGAGCTCTGGAGCTCGCCCACCTGAAGAACTTCGTCTCTGGTCTGCCGGACAAACTCAACCACGAATGCTCTGAAGGTGGAGAAAACCTCAG TTTGGGCCAGCGACAGCTGGTCTGCCTGGCTCGCGCTCTCCTCCGCAAGACCAAGATCCTGGTCCTGGACGAGGCCACAGCAGCCGTGGACTTGGAGACGGACAACCTGATCCAGTCCACCATCCGCACCCAGTTTGAGGACTGCACTGTCCTGACCATTGCCCACAGGCTCAACACCATCATGGACTACACCAG GGTTCTGGTTCTGGACAAAGGCCAGGTGGCAGAGTTCGGGTCACCATCCAGTCTCATCGCCCAGAAAGGGATCTTTTACAAGATGGCCAAAGACTCTGGCCTGGTGTGA
- the abcc1 gene encoding multidrug resistance-associated protein 1 isoform X2, with product MTHLNKAKTAFGFLLWIICWADVFYSFWERGQGQALAPVYLVSPTLLGITMLLATFFIQYERFKGVQSSGVMLNFWFIAVVCATVSFRSKILQALNEPSTVVVFRYTTFYIYYTLLLISLFLSCLSDRPPLFSQAVKDPNPCPEFGASFLSKITFWWINKLMVLGFKRPLEEKDLWSLNSEDRSQKVVPQLVRRWDFECNKVKRPSEKTLYSPKRPVMGEKKDARPLEESEILLVKTMQKTGEPSLFRALCRTFGPYFLVSTVYKIVHDVLMFVGPEILKQLIQFVNDTSAPSWQGYFYTALLFVCSCVQTLILQRYFHVCFVTGMRLRTAIIGAVYRKALVITNAARRTSTVGEIVNLMSVDAQRFMELITYINMVWSAPLQVVLALYFLWQNLGPSVLAGVAVMVLMVPINAVIAMKTKAYQVAQMKNKDGRIKLMNEVLNGIKVLKLYAWELAFRDKVTAIRESELRVLKKIAYLGAVSTFTWVCAPFLVALSTFAVYVLVDDNNVLDAQKAFVSLALFNILRFPLNMLPMVISSMVQASVSMKRLRVFLSHEELDEDSVDRKAITGSPDSISIVDGSFSWSKGDDPALKRINVHIPEGSLVAVVGHVGCGKSSLLSALLGEMHKQEGSVSIKGSVAYVPQQAWIQNATLRDNIVFGHEKKDMWYQRVVDSCALLPDLEILPGGDATEIGEKGVNLSGGQKQRVSLARAVYCDCAVYLLDDPLSAVDAHVGKHIFEKVIGPQGLLQGRTRVLVTHGLSFLPQVDLILVMVDGEITEAGSYTELLGRQGAFADFVHTYANAEQTEDETDSAPRKGLENGGPVTLLGQSQSTLTAAGSAKSLLKAESAGEGAKKNFRSPEAAKLTEADKANTGRVKLAVFWEYMKAIGVCLSLTSVFLFFVHHLASLGSNYWLSLWTDDPVINGTQPNRNMRLGVYGALGLSQGVAVFLYSVSVSIGGVLASRYLHETMLYNVLRSPMSFFERTPSGNLVNRFAKETDTIDSVIPSIIKMFLGSMFNVLSSCAIILFATPFVAIIIPPLGLLYFFVQRFYVASSRQLKRLESVSRSPVYTHFNETLLGTSVIRAFGEQQRFIRESDSRVDHNQKAYYPGIVANRWLAVRLEFVGNCIVVFAALFAVMARNSLSPGLMGLAISYALQVTASLNWLVRMSSELETNIVAVEKVKEYGDTEKEASWRLESSKLPSGWPTVGHIEICDFGLRYREDLELAIRNISVTIEGGEKVGIVGRTGAGKSSLTLGLFRIIESAQGEIQIDGVNISQLGLHDLRSRITIIPQDPVLFSGTLRMNLDPFDGYSDEEVWRALELAHLKNFVSGLPDKLNHECSEGGENLSLGQRQLVCLARALLRKTKILVLDEATAAVDLETDNLIQSTIRTQFEDCTVLTIAHRLNTIMDYTRVLVLDKGQVAEFGSPSSLIAQKGIFYKMAKDSGLV from the exons ATGACCCACCTCAACAAAGCCAAAACT GCATTCGGTTTTTTACTATGGATTATCTGCTGGGCAGATGTGTTCTATTCTTTCTGGGAAAGAGGCCAAGGACAGGCCCTTGCGCCTGTCTATTTAGTCAGTCCCACGCTACTTGGCATTACAATG TTGCTGGCAACATTCTTTATCCAGTATGAGCGGTTTAAGGGGGTCCAATCATCTGGCGTGATGCTGAACTTCTGGTTCATCGCTGTGGTGTGTGCCACAGTGTCCTTCCGCTCCAAAATACTGCAGGCTCTCAATGAG CCCTCCACTGTGGTGGTGTTCAGATACACCACTTTCTACATCTACTACACCCTTCTgctcatctctcttttcctgtccTGCCTCTCTGACCGGCCCCCTCTCTTCTCACAAGCCGTGAAGGACCCG AATCCATGCCCAGAATTTGGAGCCTCATTCTTGTCAAAGATAACATTTTGGTGGATAAACAA ATTAATGGTGCTGGGCTTCAAAAGACCCTTGGAGGAGAAGGATCTTTGGTCTCTGAACTCAGAGGACCGCTCCCAGAAAGTGGTTCCCCAGCTGGTGCGACGCTGGGACTTTGAGTGCAACAAGGTCAAAAG gcCCTCAGAGAAGACACTGTATTCCCCCAAGCGGCCGGTGATGGGCGAGAAAAAGGACGCGCGTCCGCTGGAAGAGTCTGAGATTCTCCTGGTGAAGACCATGCAGAAGACAGGCGAGCCCTCGCTCTTTAGGGCCCTCTGCCGCACCTTCGGCCCCTACTTCCTGGTCAGCACTGTCTACAAGATCGTCCACGACGTCCTCATGTTTGTAGGGCCCGAGATCCTAAA GCAGCTGATTCAGTTTGTGAACGACACCAGCGCCCCTTCCTGGCAAGGCTACTTCTACACGGCACTGCTGTTTGTGTGCTCCTGCGTGCAGACGCTCATCCTGCAGCGCTACTTCCACGTGTGCTTTGTCACGGGCATGCGGCTCCGCACCGCCATCATCGGCGCCGTCTACAGGAAG GCCCTGGTCATCACCAACGCGGCACGGCGGACATCCACAGTGGGGGAGATCGTGAACCTGATGTCTGTGGATGCCCAACGCTTCATGGAGCTCATTACTTACATCAACATGGTCTGGTCAGCCCCTTTGCAAGTGGTACTTGCCCTCTACTTCCTCTGGCAG AATCTTGGACCATCTGTTCTGGCTGGTGTTGCTGTGATGGTGCTTATGGTGCCAATTAATGCTGTCATCGCCATGAAGACCAAAGCCTACCAG GTGGCTCAGATGAAAAACAAAGACGGGCGCATCAAGCTGATGAACGAGGTTCTGAACGGCATCAAGGTGCTCAAGCTCTATGCCTGGGAGCTGGCCTTCAGGGACAAGGTGACGGCTATCAGAGAGAGCGAGCTGCGCGTGCTCAAGAAGATCGCTTATCTGGGCGCTGTGTCCACCTTCACCTGGGTCTGCGCTCCCTTcctg GTGGCCCTGTCCACTTTCGCCGTGTACGTGCTTGTGGACGATAACAACGTGCTGGATGCTCAAAAGGCCTTTGTCTCCCTGGCGCTGTTCAACATCCTGCGTTTCCCTCTCAACATGCTGCCCATGGTCATCAGCAGCATGGTCCAG GCCAGCGTGTCCATGAAGCGCCTGCGAGTCTTCCTGTCCCACGAGGAGCTGGACGAGGACAGCGTGGATCGCAAAGCCATCACTGGAT ctCCAGACAGCATCAGTATTGTGGATGGTTCTTTCAGCTGGTCCAAAGGGGATGACCCCGCTTTGAAGAG GATTAACGTGCATATCCCAGAAGGCTccctggtggcggtggtgggtcATGTGGGCTGTGGGAAGTCATCgctgctctctgctctgctgggGGAGATGCACAAACAGGAAGGGTCCGTCAGCATCAAG GGCTCAGTGGCCTACGTGCCCCAGCAGGCCTGGATCCAGAATGCCACCCTGCGAGACAACATCGTCTTCGGGCATGAGAAAAAGGACATGTGGTACCAGCGGGTGGTGGATTCCTGTGCCCTCCTGCCCGACCTGGAGATCCTGCCTGGAGGAGATGCCACTGAGATCGGAGAGAAG GGTGTTAATCTGTCAGGTGGTCAGAAGCAGCGGGTGAGCCTGGCTCGGGCAGTGTACTGTGACTGTGCCGTCTACCTGCTGGATGACCCTCTGTCGGCCGTGGACGCCCACGTGGGAAAGCACATCTTCGAAAAGGTCATCGGTCCTCAGGGCCTGCTCCAGGGGAGG ACGCGTGTTTTGGTGACCCATGGGCTGAGCTTCCTGCCCCAGGTCGACCTCATCCTCGTGATGGTGGACGGCGAGATCACGGAGGCTGGCTCCTACACGGAGCTGCTGGGCCGACAGGGGGCCTTCGCCGACTTTGTCCACACCTACGCCAACGCCGAACAGACCGAAGATGAAACGG ACTCTGCCCCTCGGAAAGGCCTGGAAAATGGAGGTCCTGTGACCTTGTTGGG ACAGAGCCAGAGCACGCTGACCGCTGCGGGCTCGGCCAAGTCCCTGCTGAAGGCCGAGAGTGCTGGAGAGGGGGCCAAGAAGAATTTCAGGTCCCCCGAGGCTGCCAAGCTGACGGAGGCGGACAAAGCCAACACCGGCCGG gtGAAGCTTGCCGTTTTCTGGGAGTACATGAAGGCCATCGGAGTGTGCCTATCGCTGACCAGCGTCTTCCTCTTCTTCGTGCACCACCTGGCCTCTCTGGGCTCCAACTACTGGCTCAGCCTCTGGACGGATGACCCCGTCATCAACGGCACGCAGCCCAATCGCAACATGCGTCTGGGGGTGTACGGAgcactgggcctctcccagg GTGTGGCAGTGTTCCTCTACTCTGTGTCCGTGTCCATTGGAGGTGTGCTAGCGTCGCGCTACCTTCACGAGACCATGCTCTACAACGTGCTGCGCTCCCCCATGTCCTTCTTCGAGCGCACGCCCAGCGGGAACCTGGTCAACCGCTTTGCCAAGGAGACGGACACCATCGACTCGGTCATCCCCAGCATCATCAAGATGTTCCTGGGCTCCATGTTCAACGTGCTCAGCTCCTGCGCCATCATTCTCTTCGCCACGCCGTTCGTGGCCATCATCATCCCACCCCTGGGTCTCCTCTACTTCTTTGTTCAG CGTTTCTATGTGGCCTCCTCGCGGCAGCTGAAGCGCTTGGAGTCGGTGAGCCGCTCACCCGTCTACACGCACTTTAACGAGACGCTGCTGGGCACCAGCGTCATCCGGGCCTTCGGCGAACAGCAGCGCTTCATCCGCGAGAGTGACAGCCGTGTGGACCACAACCAGAAGGCCTACTACCCCGGCATTGTGGCCAATCG GTGGCTGGCCGTCAGACTGGAGTTCGTGGGGAACTGCATTGTGGTGTTCGCCGCACTCTTCGCCGTGATGGCCAGAAATAGCCTGAGTCCTGGGCTCATGGGTCTGGCCATCTCCTATGCCCTGCAG gtcacCGCTTCTCTGAACTGGCTGGTGCGGATGTCCTCGGAGTTGGAGACCAACATTGTGGCGGTGGAGAAGGTGAAGGAGTATGGAGACACAGAGAAGGAG GCGTCCTGGAGGCTGGAGAGTTCTAAGCTGCCCTCTGGCTGGCCCACGGTCGGACACATCGAGATCTGCGACTTCGGCCTGCGCTACAGAGAGGACCTGGAGCTGGCCATCCGAAACATCTCCGTCACCATCGAGGGcggagagaag GTGGGCATAGTTGGGCGCACGGGAGCAGGCAAGTCCTCGCTCACCCTGGGCCTCTTCCGCATCATTGAGTCGGCACAGGGGGAGATCCAGATCGACGGGGTCAACATCTCCCAGCTGGGCCTACACGACCTCCGCTCCCGCATCACCATCATCCCACAG GACCCAGTGCTGTTCTCGGGCACTCTCCGTATGAACCTGGACCCGTTTGATGGCTACTCTGACGAGGAGGTGTGGAGAGCTCTGGAGCTCGCCCACCTGAAGAACTTCGTCTCTGGTCTGCCGGACAAACTCAACCACGAATGCTCTGAAGGTGGAGAAAACCTCAG TTTGGGCCAGCGACAGCTGGTCTGCCTGGCTCGCGCTCTCCTCCGCAAGACCAAGATCCTGGTCCTGGACGAGGCCACAGCAGCCGTGGACTTGGAGACGGACAACCTGATCCAGTCCACCATCCGCACCCAGTTTGAGGACTGCACTGTCCTGACCATTGCCCACAGGCTCAACACCATCATGGACTACACCAG GGTTCTGGTTCTGGACAAAGGCCAGGTGGCAGAGTTCGGGTCACCATCCAGTCTCATCGCCCAGAAAGGGATCTTTTACAAGATGGCCAAAGACTCTGGCCTGGTGTGA